In Deltaproteobacteria bacterium, the following proteins share a genomic window:
- a CDS encoding nucleotide-binding protein → MTDADIRDMVRGGEGPTVEFKAVVPDVRAFARLLASFANAEGGTVLIGVADDSRIVGTDTNSLAAKVSEVLKLLRPEPRTSVTTVVVDGASVGVVKVEASSGPVFAEGAAFRRLGSSTHPMTPEDLRRRLGEAPSEPTIERLLTAIADQTGVLSSLLGDHTATAPLRPAVFVGSSSEGLKVAHAVQVALDRSCEVEVWSQGVFGLSHGTLESLVLALERFDFAVLVLTADDLTTARGSTKPTARDNVVFELGLFVGGLGRDRTFMLYDRTVPPSLPSDLAGVTAATFAPHSSGNLEAAVGAPCTVIQRAIERAGVREGKRARQLDEAAASVSGVKVSMQRLLRLLAHSRKVELDIIASQFGPLINSEKLTEINRDLQDLEAILKERDGA, encoded by the coding sequence ATGACTGACGCTGACATTCGCGACATGGTTCGTGGCGGCGAAGGCCCCACCGTAGAGTTCAAGGCAGTTGTCCCTGATGTCCGTGCTTTCGCCAGGCTGCTTGCCTCGTTCGCGAACGCAGAAGGCGGCACGGTTCTCATCGGCGTCGCAGACGATTCGCGAATCGTGGGGACCGACACGAATTCGCTCGCCGCCAAGGTCTCTGAGGTCCTCAAGCTTCTTCGTCCAGAGCCTCGCACTTCGGTGACGACAGTAGTTGTCGACGGCGCCTCCGTCGGAGTTGTGAAGGTCGAAGCCTCTAGCGGGCCCGTGTTTGCGGAGGGCGCGGCCTTCCGTCGCCTCGGGTCGAGCACCCACCCAATGACGCCTGAGGATCTTCGGCGGCGACTGGGCGAGGCACCATCGGAGCCCACGATAGAGCGCCTACTGACCGCCATTGCCGACCAAACGGGCGTCTTGAGTAGCCTTCTAGGCGACCACACGGCCACTGCACCTCTGCGACCCGCGGTCTTCGTGGGGTCCTCCTCGGAGGGTCTCAAAGTGGCCCACGCGGTCCAGGTCGCCCTTGACCGGTCGTGTGAGGTCGAGGTCTGGTCGCAGGGGGTTTTCGGGCTATCTCACGGCACCCTGGAGTCGCTGGTCCTGGCGCTCGAACGGTTTGACTTCGCCGTCTTGGTGCTGACGGCGGATGATCTCACCACGGCACGCGGTTCGACGAAGCCGACGGCTCGCGACAACGTCGTTTTCGAGCTCGGCCTGTTCGTTGGCGGCCTCGGTCGCGATCGCACCTTCATGCTTTACGACCGTACCGTACCGCCCTCCCTCCCATCAGATCTTGCCGGCGTGACCGCGGCCACGTTCGCACCTCATTCCTCCGGGAATCTCGAAGCTGCTGTTGGAGCACCATGCACCGTCATTCAACGCGCCATTGAGCGTGCAGGAGTGCGAGAGGGCAAGCGGGCGCGCCAACTCGACGAAGCAGCCGCCAGTGTGAGCGGCGTCAAAGTCTCTATGCAGCGCCTCCTTCGGCTTCTGGCCCACTCACGCAAGGTCGAGCTGGACATCATCGCCTCGCAGTTCGGACCCCTGATCAACTCAGAGAAACTCACCGAGATAAACCGTGATCTGCAGGACCTCGAAGCGATACTCAAGGAGAGGGACGGTGCCTAA